A genome region from Triticum aestivum cultivar Chinese Spring chromosome 2B, IWGSC CS RefSeq v2.1, whole genome shotgun sequence includes the following:
- the LOC123047370 gene encoding protein S-acyltransferase 11, with amino-acid sequence MGEQPQPQQEPLLEVEQCVTSIPEDHEATCWGCGLRLVFSSYSPVYKCGWCGAVTQGNQTSRKPDSVCFSHWRRFRDGFFVTVLALFMLFVICGGVWAVYPVVFSISIFCGIFHCTVAALLSVFTIASYCLASFKSAGAPPGIRWGSYPMVGKNDLENYTFCTYCSKPKPPRAHHCRSCKTCVVDMDHHCPFIGNCVGASNHQAFVIFLISVVTSCSYAAIMTIYASYRIWPPLEFPNVSSYGQMGSKKVLMEIITSVASSAFFLSARGIILVYLAFASLSVNAGIAVLLCQQLSLIYEGNTYLSHISSPTDIHGERGLRNLVRFFGCPYPLSRLLLGYTNTGKSQNNSGSKLL; translated from the exons ATGGGGgagcagccgcagccgcagcaggagccgctcctcgag GTAGAACAATGTGTCACTTCCATACCGGAAGATCATGAAGCCACTTGCTGGGGCTGCGGTCTTCGGCTTGTATTTTCAAGTTATTCACCTGTCTACAAGTGTGGCTGGTGTGGAGCAGTCACCCAAGGCAACCAAACTTCAAGAAAACCTGACAGTGTATGTTTTTCTCACTGGAGGCGTTTCCGGGATGGGTTCTTTGTGACTGTGCTTGCCCTCTTCATGCTCTTCGTTATAT GTGGCGGGGTCTGGGCGGTGTATCCAGTTGTTTTCTCAATCAGCATCTTCTGTGGCATCTTTCACTGCACAGTAGCAGCTCTCTTATCTGTATTTACAATTGCAAGTTATTGTTTGGCCTCTTTCAAGTCTGCTGGTGCACCACCAGGCATACGTTGGGGAAGCTATCCCATGGTTGGAAAAAATGATCTTGAGAACTATACTTTCTGTACATATTGTAGTAAACCTAAACCCCCAAGAGCACATCACTGCCGATCTTGTAAAACATGTGTGGTGGACATGGATCATCATTGCCCATTT ATTGGGAACTGTGTGGGAGCTTCAAATCACCAAGCTTTTGTCATTTTTCTCATCTCTGTGGTCACAAGTTGCAGCTATGCTGCTATTATGACCATTTATGCAAGTTATCGTATATGGCCCCCTCTAGAGTTTCCAAATGTATCATCATATGGTCAAATGGGTTCTAAGAAAGTACTGATGGAGATCATTACTAGCGTGGCCAGTTCTGCATTCTTCCTATCAGCAAGGGGTATAATTCTGGTATATCTTGCATTTGCCAGTCTATCAGTTAATGCGGGTATAGCTGTATTGCTGTGCCAGCAACTTAGCTTAATATATGAAGGAAATACATATCTTAGCCATATAAGTTCACCAACTGATATTCATGGAGAGAGAGGATTGCGAAATCTTGTTCGATTTTTCGGGTGCCCCTACCCTCTTTCTAGACTATTGTTGGGCTACACCAACACTGGCAAGTCGCAGAACAATTCAGGCTCAAAACTTCTTTAG